From one Henningerozyma blattae CBS 6284 chromosome 1, complete genome genomic stretch:
- the ATP22 gene encoding Atp22p (similar to Saccharomyces cerevisiae ATP22 (YDR350C); ancestral locus Anc_5.405), whose amino-acid sequence MKICLERKVLSFHLNLKNRLGITFIRSQSKSACNEAVHKFLTAYPIGHIFRAKNGKQKLIELHNMLQNIDNVNELTTTKRFMGRKFGNLYSVLLFKLTQISDKPNFVRMLMILRYGENQRQAFQNCLFDIVSDKSLTNDLKITELYQVISIQNQLFPLVSKNSPVVLPTAIHKWFLTNLTKEQYPSHYLFLIENNVNLSSCVFIHELRSRLLNGNIENLRLVTFQRFLINGQKDVFMDKFIKLYDFEIIIQLFSLLLKKKDFRYVEYYFAALLKTLQIDSKFHKVKPSDGISISESKLIQFHDLMLYYISQQGTIPMFIRFFNTQIEFINNIKGLNENCKLKLLHKSLHMLLHMLNKHSKQDEILGIISMISKNKNFNSKDLQQKIFSRYIMQELINMVSTFEDPKLTCKYILSMHSIKPTLKILNNLGLWHGIFHNKPLILSDNQLTEEIESIKGLLPVNKRINLIPSIFELVELYKVLLKSNAKLLSKSDFRTFIFGLYSNFKSLQSSKIKDSILILNIILYHIRYSLKDNSLAVDILIDYFNQEKIPYMTHIYATKCPFSIVLYGNHLSQSKINIIEELIERHKYPLTFEICISMVFHYINLRQEEKAHAWYKQIITKGYELRHFGLIQLIKEKIWELPTNTTIKMLEEKQNSDDNGLEEIIPTDEWDNRSSSLIDVDLELKKLIEAFTSTVSVSESV is encoded by the coding sequence ATGAAGATATGCTTAGAGCGGAAAGTTCTCAGTTTCCATCTAAACCTTAAGAATCGTTTAGGTATAACATTTATTAGATCACAATCCAAATCCGCTTGTAATGAAGCTGTGCATAAATTCCTAACAGCGTATCCTATTGGCCATATTTTCAGAGCTAAAAATGGGAAACAGAAATTAATAGAACTTCATAATATGcttcaaaatattgataacgTTAACGAATTAACTACCACAAAACGGTTTATGGGTAGAAAATTTGGCAATCTTTACAGTGTtcttttattcaaattaacCCAAATTTCCGATAAGCCAAATTTTGTGAGAATGCTAATGATACTAAGATACGGTGAAAATCAAAGACAGGCTTTTCAAAATTGTCTCTTTGATATCGTATCAGATAAAAGTTTAACgaatgatttgaaaataacTGAATTGTACCAAGTAATAAGCattcaaaatcaattatttccTTTAGTAAGTAAAAATTCTCCAGTTGTATTACCTACAGCAATTCATAAATGGTTTCTCACAAATCTAACGAAAGAGCAATATCCAAGccattatttatttctcaTAGAAAATAACgttaatttatcatcttGTGTGTTTATACATGAATTAAGATCAAGACTATTGAATGGGAATATAGAGAATCTACGATTGGTCACATTTCAAAGGTTTTTAATAAACGGTCAAAAGGATGTCTTTATGGATAAGTTTATCAAATTGtatgattttgaaataattatccaattattttccttattattgaaaaaaaaggattTCAGATATgtagaatattattttgcaGCATTACTGAAAACCTTACAAATTGACTCAAAATTTCACAAGGTTAAACCATCTGATGGCATTAGTATATCAGAAtctaaattaattcaattccATGATCTTATGttgtattatatatctCAACAAGGAACCATTCCTATgtttattagattttttaatactcaaattgaatttattaataatataaaggGTTTAAATGAAAACTGCAAGCTTAAACTTCTACATAAATCCTTGCATATGCTACTACATATGTTAAACAAACATTCTAAACAGGATGAAATACTAGGGATTATTTCAAtgatttctaaaaataagaatttcAATTCCAAAGATCTTCaacagaaaatatttagcAGATATATTATGCAAGAGTTGATCAATATGGTTAGCACTTTCGAAGATCCAAAGCTTACTtgcaaatatattttatcaatgCATAGTATTAAGCCAACTctcaaaattttaaataatttaggTCTATGGCATGGGATATTCCACAATAAACCTTTAATATTAAGTGACAACCAACTTACAGAGGAGATAGAATCAATAAAAGGATTGTTACCTGtcaataaaagaattaatttaataccatcaatatttgaattagttGAATTGTATAAAGTTTTGCTAAAATCAAATGCCAAATTGTTATCAAAATCAGATTTCCGTACGTTTATTTTTGgattatattcaaattttaaaagctTACAAAGCTCAAAAATTAAGGATTCCATTTTAATACTGAATATTATCCTGTATCATATTCGATATTCTTTGAAAGATAACTCTCTGGCCGTAGATATTTTGATTGACTATTTtaatcaagaaaaaatacCTTATATGACACATATTTATGCAACAAAATGTCCATTTTCTATAGTTTTATATGGGAATCATCTATCTCAgagtaaaattaatatcattgaagaattaatagaAAGACACAAGTACCCTTTAACTTTTGAGATATGCATATCGATGGTATTTCATTACATCAATCTAAGACAAGAGGAAAAGGCGCATGCATGGtataaacaaattattaCCAAAGGATACGAACTTCGTCACTTTGGCTTAATCCAACTTATTAAGGAAAAAATTTGGGAGTTACCCACTAATACTACTATAAAAATGCTGGAGGAGAAACAAAATTCTGATGACAATGGACTAGAGGAAATTATTCCAACGGACGAATGGGATAACAGATCTTCTAGTCTTATTGATGTAGATTTAGAgctgaaaaaattaatagaagCGTTTACCTCTACAGTGTCTGTATCAGAATCTGTTTGA
- the TBLA0A03570 gene encoding uncharacterized protein (similar to Saccharomyces cerevisiae KIC1 (YHR102W); ancestral locus Anc_5.406) has protein sequence MLKNKTSNHAKNSLKREYSSKHDQNKSNTTDILNSKDVCRSFRRTEIIGRGKFGVVYKGYHMKTKGVYAIKVLSLESDLDEVADIQREIQFLVSLKQVPNITRYYASYLKDTSLWIIMEYCAGGSVRTLLRPGKIDEKYIAVIMRELLVALHYIHKDNVIHRDIKAANLLITNEGNVKLCDFGVAAQLNQNTMRRQTMAGTPYWMAPEVIMEGISYDTKADIWSVGITAYEIATGNPPFCEMEALRAMQVISKSKPARLEGKNHDPLLKEFIAMCLDEDPQERPTADKLLHESAFIKHYKNTHTSVLKELISRYLLFRDKYANAYNDSKEMEEEVKKENEVEENIDLKWDFDSLSSRDYILENDINIDDIPEETGLEEAGHYNFAYPDEELYLSTKGISNINGYITSSQNLPNGISNTHVFSTNNNQTHGNPPLNTNTQIFTNAPTNTNGNVYTQSNNTITRLGSIATKTNNNLNKTARILTRNQIQTNGKAIMTNRITNTQAMPPSMLESRATKELLQLFDEGDDRVDNNANGDELNHNSKNIISPTIITPSVAPEQIEIPSELPESTIATKSTNVSRRPTLTANKTPSPNKKTVVRSASSPIKRNIGLVPSLPPIDTKNIASPNLCILKDGNEEQTLLHMPLPTSAVSSNLLENAGINNQSSTNVTLNGNVLSSSTSSTNTTNAITNNGNTTSINNNINNLTISTSNFPNNQVNQFGFDPSEASSAPVAMTPISEKVPDLPGFNLLSNSTTKINQTANRLRSTTRTELPVATSVLNASTTHSISNHVNGISNSSSTISVPSSTTNSTATIPTISTTATTTTTISGTNTTASITATNTTTSTTTNNNTNILSNNNLSASNSNISGNVTNTSLPILSPSLINSNNNEPIMTSSNSFINNISSNTSTSNSNNNNDISGNNTNPFQINSSSTVTSSTTLNSATIEDAENNNVSHSGSKMIMNPPPRTLAMEMFLIMT, from the coding sequence ATGTTAAAAAACAAGACCTCGAATCACGCTAAAAATAGTTTGAAAAGGGAATACTCTTCAAAACATGATCAGAATAAAAGCAATACAACAGATATATTGAACAGTAAAGATGTTTGCCGTTCATTCAGAAGAACTGAAATTATTGGAAGAGGTAAGTTTGGTGTGGTGTATAAAGGCTATCATATGAAAACAAAGGGTGTCTATGCGATTAAAGTATTAAGTTTAGAGAGTGATTTAGATGAAGTTGCAGATATCCAAAGAGAGATACAGTTTTTGGTTAGTTTAAAACAAGTACCCAACATCACAAGATATTATGCTtcatatttgaaagatacCAGCTTATGGATTATTATGGAATATTGTGCCGGTGGCTCTGTTAGGACATTATTAAGGCCTGGGAAAATAGATGAGAAGTATATCGCAGTGATAATGAgagaattattagtagCACTTCATTATATTCATAAAGATAACGTCATCCATAGAGATATTAAAGCTGCCAATTTACTGATAACGAATGAAGGTAATGTCAAATTATGTGATTTTGGTGTTGCTGCACagttaaatcaaaatactATGAGAAGACAAACTATGGCAGGTACACCCTATTGGATGGCACCTGAAGTTATTATGGAAGGTATTTCTTATGATACTAAAGCTGATATATGGTCTGTAGGTATTACTGCGTATGAAATTGCTACAGGTAATCCACCGTTTTGTGAAATGGAAGCCTTAAGAGCTATGCAAGTAATTAGTAAATCCAAGCCTGCTAGATTAGAAGGTAAAAATCATGATCCATTATTAAAGGAATTTATTGCCATGTGTTTAGATGAAGATCCTCAAGAACGTCCTACTGCAGATAAGTTATTACATGAGAGTGCATTTATTAAACATTATAAGAATACTCATACTTCAGtcttaaaagaattaattagtAGATATTTACTATTTCGTGATAAATATGCAAATGCATATAATGATTCCAAGGAAATGGAGGAAGAAGTtaagaaagaaaatgaagttGAAGAGAACATCGATCTTAAATGGGATTTTGACTCTTTGAGCTCTAGAGATTATATtcttgaaaatgatattaatattgatgatattcCAGAAGAAACCGGATTAGAAGAAGCAGGCCATTATAATTTTGCATATCCAGATGAAGAACTTTATTTGTCTACCAAAGGtatatctaatattaatggTTATATTACTAGTTCTCaaaatttaccaaatgGTATTAGTAATACACATGTATTttctactaataataatcaaactCATGGTAATCCACCTTTAAATACGAATACTCAAATATTTACTAACGCTCCAACCAATACTAATGGGAATGTATATACACAGTctaataatacaattacAAGACTTGGTAGTATTGCTACGAAGACTAATAACAATCTTAACAAAACAGCAAGAATTCTCACAagaaatcaaattcaaacaaaTGGGAAAGCTATTATGACCAATCGTATTACAAATACTCAAGCCATGCCACCATCTATGCTGGAAAGTAGAGCTACTAAAGAATTACTTCAATTATTTGACGAAGGTGATGATCGCGTTGATAATAATGCCAATGGTGATGAATTGAATCATAactcaaaaaatattatcagCCCGACAATTATAACACCTTCAGTGGCACCTgaacaaattgaaataCCTTCTGAATTACCTGAAAGCACCATAGCTACAAAATCGACTAATGTAAGTAGAAGACCTACTTTAACAGCAAACAAAACACCTTCACCAAACAAGAAAACAGTAGTACGATCTGCAAGTTCACCAATCAAGAGAAATATAGGATTAGTACCATCTTTACCACCTATTGATACCAAGAATATCGCATCACCCAACTTATGCATCTTAAAGGATGGGAATGAAGAACAAACACTATTGCATATGCCATTACCAACTTCCGCGGTATCTAGTAATTTGTTAGAGAATGCTGGCATTAATAATCAATCATCAACCAATGTAACTTTAAATGGGAATgttttatcatcatcaacgTCATCCACAAATACTACCAATGCCATTACAAATAACGGTAACACTACTAgtattaataacaatatcaataatttaacGATATCCACTTCCAATTTCCCCAATAATCAGGTTAACCAATTTGGATTCGACCCATCAGAAGCCTCTAGTGCTCCTGTGGCTATGACACCAATTAGTGAGAAAGTTCCTGATTTACCAGGATTCAATCTATTGAGCAATAGTACTACAAAAATCAATCAAACTGCTAACCGGTTAAGATCCACAACTCGAACTGAACTCCCCGTTGCCACTAGTGTTCTCAATGCATCCACTACTCATTCTATTTCTAATCATGTAAATGGGATTTCTAATAGTTCGTCTACTATTAGTGTACCAAGTAGTACTACTAATAGTACTGCAACTATACCAACAATATCCACCACAGCTACCACTACTACTACCATTAGTGGTACTAACACTACTGCTAGTATCACAGCTACTAATACTACAACATctactactactaataataatactaatatactctccaataataatttaagtGCATCTAATAGTAATATCTCGGGAAACGTCACCAATACATCATTGCCAATTTTATCGCCTTCATTAATCAATtcgaataataatgaacCTATCATGACTTCTTCCAattcattcattaataatattagttcCAATACTTCTACTtctaatagtaataacaaCAATGATATCTCCGGGAATAATACAAACCCATTCCAAATCAATTCCTCCTCTACTGTAACATCTTCAACTACGTTGAATTCTGCTACCATAGAAGATGCtgagaataataatgtgAGCCATTCTGGAAGCAAGATGATAATGAACCCTCCACCAAGAACATTGGCCATGGAAATGTTTTTGATCATGACTTAG